Proteins found in one Gammaproteobacteria bacterium genomic segment:
- a CDS encoding CusA/CzcA family heavy metal efflux RND transporter codes for MIESVIDWSLKNRPMVILLTILLAAWSVYAIKNIALDAIPDLSDVQVIIKTNYPGQAPQVVEDQVTYPLSTAMLSVPKAVNVRGYSFFGDSYVYVIFEDGTDLYWARSRVLEYLSQVASTLPAAAKPQLGPDATGVGWVYEYALVDRLGNHDLSQLRSIQDWYLKYELQTVDGVSEVATVGGMVKQYQVVVDPNSLRAHDIPLSKVRQAVLRANQETGGSVIEMAEAEYMVRATGYVNDLDDLRKIPLAVNERGTPILLEEVADIRLGPQLRRGIAELDGEGEVVGGIIVMRYGENALETIQNVQARLQTLQEGLPEGVEIIETYNRASLIERAISTLNGKLVEEFIVVALICALFLFHFRSALVIVLSLPIGIGIAFIVMYHMGINANIMSLGGIAIAIGAMVDAAIVMVENAHKHIERMGDQPYDRLELIGKSAKEVGPPIFFSLIIITLSFLPVFALEAQEGKLFGPLAYTKTFAMAGAAFLAITLVPVLMGIFIRGHITPENKNPANKMLIAAYRPLISLVLKAPKTILVIIVIAVAIGLWPITKLGSEFMPDLNEGDLMYMPTTYPSISIGKAQELLQQTDKLIRTVPEVERVFGKIGRAETATDPAPLTMIETVIKLKPQDQWREGMTITELKKELNQLVNFPGLTNAWVMPIKTRIDMLSTGIKTPVGIKIAGTDLNVIQQIGTEVEEVVKQVPGTASAYSERVASGRYVIVDIDRNAAARYALDILEIQEVIRTAIGGMQVSMTTEGLERYPINIRYPRDWRDSLEQLRNLPIVTPTGAHVQLQDVATIGIEMGPAMIKTENARLNGWIFVDIEGRDLGSYVNEAKQIVADKVELPAGYTVSWSGQYEYLLRAKEKLTLVIPVTLAIIILLLYLNFRSFTEVLIVMGTLPMALVGGVLLLYFLDYELSVAVGIGFIALAGVSVEIGVVMLVYLNQALQYQKELAEKENKPLTVDAVKEAIKSGALLRVRPIMMTVFTILFGLLTVMIGSGTGSEVMRRIATPMVGGIVSATILTLIVIPSIFLVIHTMRLKKSSI; via the coding sequence ATGATTGAGTCTGTCATTGACTGGTCTCTCAAAAATAGACCGATGGTCATTTTGCTCACCATACTCTTAGCGGCATGGAGTGTGTATGCGATAAAAAATATTGCACTGGATGCGATACCGGATTTGTCCGACGTACAAGTGATTATAAAGACGAATTATCCAGGGCAAGCCCCACAAGTTGTGGAAGATCAAGTGACCTATCCACTCAGCACTGCGATGCTCTCGGTACCCAAAGCTGTGAACGTGCGCGGCTACTCGTTCTTCGGTGATTCTTATGTCTATGTTATTTTTGAAGACGGGACAGATCTATATTGGGCACGTTCTCGGGTGCTAGAGTACTTAAGCCAAGTGGCCAGTACCTTACCGGCTGCAGCAAAACCACAACTGGGTCCAGATGCTACCGGTGTTGGTTGGGTGTATGAATATGCGCTAGTGGATCGCCTAGGGAATCATGATCTTTCACAGCTACGTAGTATTCAAGACTGGTATTTAAAATATGAATTGCAGACAGTAGACGGTGTTTCTGAAGTGGCCACGGTTGGAGGTATGGTCAAGCAGTATCAAGTCGTGGTGGATCCAAACAGTTTGCGTGCACATGACATTCCTCTTTCAAAAGTTCGCCAAGCGGTATTACGAGCTAATCAAGAAACAGGTGGATCCGTGATTGAGATGGCCGAAGCAGAATATATGGTACGCGCGACAGGCTATGTCAACGATCTTGATGACTTGAGAAAAATTCCATTAGCCGTGAATGAACGTGGGACTCCCATATTATTAGAAGAAGTGGCTGACATTCGTTTGGGACCACAATTACGGCGCGGTATTGCTGAGCTTGATGGAGAAGGTGAAGTTGTGGGTGGTATTATCGTTATGCGCTATGGTGAGAATGCCTTAGAAACCATTCAAAATGTTCAAGCACGTTTACAGACTCTTCAAGAAGGATTGCCTGAAGGCGTTGAAATTATCGAGACGTATAACCGCGCATCATTAATTGAACGCGCCATCTCGACGCTAAACGGAAAACTTGTCGAAGAATTTATTGTTGTCGCTTTAATTTGTGCATTGTTCCTATTTCATTTTCGCTCTGCGCTAGTGATTGTATTATCACTTCCCATTGGTATAGGTATTGCGTTTATTGTCATGTATCACATGGGGATTAATGCCAATATCATGTCCCTGGGTGGCATTGCGATAGCCATCGGTGCAATGGTGGATGCTGCCATTGTCATGGTGGAAAATGCGCATAAGCATATTGAACGTATGGGTGATCAACCCTATGATCGATTAGAATTAATTGGAAAATCTGCCAAAGAGGTGGGTCCCCCTATCTTTTTTTCGCTAATCATCATCACATTAAGTTTTTTGCCAGTATTTGCGCTAGAAGCACAAGAAGGTAAATTATTTGGTCCACTAGCGTATACAAAAACATTTGCTATGGCCGGTGCAGCATTTCTTGCTATTACGCTTGTCCCTGTCTTGATGGGAATTTTTATTCGAGGACACATCACACCAGAAAATAAAAATCCTGCAAATAAAATGTTGATTGCAGCATACCGTCCTCTCATTAGTCTCGTGTTGAAAGCACCAAAAACTATTTTAGTAATTATTGTGATCGCAGTCGCCATTGGTTTGTGGCCTATCACCAAGCTGGGTAGTGAATTCATGCCAGATTTGAATGAAGGTGATTTGATGTATATGCCAACGACATATCCATCCATTTCAATAGGCAAAGCACAAGAGCTATTACAGCAAACCGATAAACTTATTCGCACGGTACCGGAGGTTGAGCGCGTCTTCGGCAAAATTGGACGCGCAGAGACTGCGACAGATCCCGCGCCACTCACCATGATCGAGACTGTCATTAAGTTGAAACCACAAGATCAATGGCGAGAAGGTATGACTATCACTGAGCTGAAAAAAGAGCTTAATCAGTTAGTAAATTTTCCTGGTCTAACGAATGCATGGGTGATGCCCATTAAAACGCGGATTGACATGCTCTCAACTGGAATAAAGACACCGGTTGGAATCAAAATAGCAGGAACGGACTTAAATGTAATCCAACAAATTGGTACCGAAGTGGAAGAAGTTGTCAAACAAGTGCCAGGGACAGCATCTGCTTATTCCGAACGTGTTGCCAGTGGTCGATACGTGATCGTGGATATTGATCGTAATGCAGCTGCTCGATATGCATTAGATATTTTAGAAATACAAGAAGTCATTCGCACAGCGATAGGGGGTATGCAGGTCTCCATGACCACAGAAGGATTGGAGCGTTATCCTATCAACATACGTTATCCAAGAGATTGGCGTGATTCACTTGAACAGTTGCGCAATTTGCCAATTGTTACTCCAACTGGTGCGCATGTGCAGTTACAAGATGTCGCCACCATTGGGATAGAAATGGGCCCCGCGATGATTAAAACAGAAAACGCACGCCTCAATGGCTGGATTTTTGTTGATATAGAAGGAAGAGATTTAGGCTCGTATGTAAACGAAGCAAAACAAATAGTCGCAGACAAAGTTGAGCTTCCAGCAGGCTATACAGTTTCATGGTCAGGACAATATGAGTATCTACTTCGTGCAAAAGAAAAGTTAACGCTTGTTATTCCAGTGACGCTCGCGATTATTATCTTGTTGTTGTATTTAAACTTTAGAAGCTTTACAGAAGTGCTCATTGTTATGGGTACGCTGCCAATGGCGTTAGTTGGAGGTGTTTTACTCCTCTATTTTTTAGATTATGAACTGTCAGTTGCCGTTGGTATTGGTTTTATCGCATTAGCAGGTGTCAGTGTCGAAATTGGTGTGGTGATGCTTGTGTATTTAAATCAAGCATTACAATACCAAAAAGAATTAGCAGAAAAAGAAAATAAACCACTTACGGTTGATGCAGTTAAAGAAGCGATTAAAAGTGGTGCATTGTTGCGAGTTAGACCCATTATGATGACGGTATTCACCATATTATTTGGTTTATTGACCGTCATGATTGGGTCAGGAACTGGCTCAGAAGTGATGCGCAGAATTGCTACGCCCATGGTGGGCGGGATAGTGAGTGCAACAATATTAACACTGATTGTGATTCCTTCGATATTTTTAGTGATACACACAATGCGCTTAAAGAAGAGTTCAATATAG
- a CDS encoding heavy metal-responsive transcriptional regulator has protein sequence MFTIGQLAKASKVKIDTLRYYERTNLLIPISRSQAGYRIYDQESVNRVRFIKKAQSLGFSLKEVSQLLKFDGSTEATAGDVLAITKQKICQQNKKIKELIEIENILKHLAKQCSGKGPAHECPILKYLYPPLNNESDKKEGET, from the coding sequence ATGTTCACTATCGGGCAGTTAGCCAAAGCAAGTAAAGTAAAGATTGATACATTGCGTTATTACGAACGTACAAATCTTCTTATACCTATTTCACGATCTCAGGCAGGTTATAGAATTTATGACCAAGAATCTGTCAATCGCGTACGTTTTATCAAAAAAGCACAATCTCTTGGGTTTTCGTTAAAAGAAGTCAGTCAATTACTCAAGTTTGATGGTTCAACCGAAGCGACTGCAGGAGATGTATTAGCTATTACAAAGCAAAAAATATGTCAGCAAAACAAAAAAATTAAGGAATTGATAGAGATAGAAAATATCCTCAAGCACTTAGCTAAGCAATGTTCAGGCAAAGGTCCGGCCCATGAATGTCCGATATTAAAGTACTTATATCCCCCATTAAACAATGAGAGTGATAAGAAGGAAGGAGAAACATGA
- a CDS encoding DUF2933 domain-containing protein translates to MMVKNNSNDENINSSSQCWYSRHNWVTIFFIAIISFYLFTEHRAHLFGILPWLILLVCPLMHLFMHRSHGGQEHSSRQQSEGKNDV, encoded by the coding sequence ATGATGGTTAAAAATAATTCCAACGATGAAAATATCAATAGCTCATCGCAATGCTGGTACAGCCGACACAACTGGGTGACGATATTTTTTATCGCAATCATTTCATTTTATCTTTTTACAGAGCATCGAGCACACTTGTTTGGCATATTGCCTTGGTTAATTTTACTAGTATGCCCACTAATGCATTTATTTATGCATCGCAGTCATGGAGGACAAGAACATTCTTCACGTCAGCAGAGTGAGGGTAAGAATGATGTCTGA
- a CDS encoding isoprenylcysteine carboxylmethyltransferase family protein, which translates to MMSEHMIIPSYGLWSLVIINSLVFIIFAFSFAKPINKRDWRSFSAFSAFIVALFAEMYGFPLTIYLFSGWLSNHYPSVDFYSHENGHLWHVLLSLGGDPHWNPIHLVSFALIIAGFVLLSASWKVLYSAQKNHQLATTGPYARIRHPQYVGFFLIMLGFLVQWPTLLTLLMFPILTYMYVHLAKKEEREAVTEFGAIYEKYAAKVPAFIPLMIQREAING; encoded by the coding sequence ATGATGTCTGAACATATGATTATTCCTAGTTATGGTCTTTGGAGTTTGGTTATCATCAACTCGTTGGTGTTCATTATCTTTGCATTTAGTTTTGCAAAACCGATTAATAAACGAGACTGGCGATCCTTTAGCGCTTTTTCAGCCTTTATTGTTGCATTGTTTGCAGAAATGTATGGGTTTCCATTAACGATTTATCTATTTTCAGGTTGGTTAAGTAATCATTACCCAAGTGTTGATTTTTATTCACATGAGAATGGGCATCTTTGGCATGTGCTGCTTAGTTTAGGGGGAGATCCTCATTGGAATCCTATTCATTTGGTTAGTTTTGCGCTGATTATTGCTGGTTTTGTTTTGTTGTCAGCTTCTTGGAAAGTGCTATATTCCGCTCAAAAAAACCACCAACTTGCAACAACTGGGCCTTATGCACGAATTCGGCATCCTCAATATGTGGGGTTCTTTCTAATTATGTTGGGTTTTTTAGTGCAATGGCCAACGCTTCTTACTTTGCTTATGTTTCCGATCTTGACCTATATGTATGTTCATTTGGCGAAAAAGGAAGAGCGTGAAGCCGTAACGGAGTTTGGCGCAATCTATGAAAAGTATGCAGCCAAGGTGCCTGCATTTATCCCATTAATGATTCAAAGGGAGGCCATCAATGGATAG
- a CDS encoding permease: MDSDNHTHEHTQHNMSSCHAKKGRLDYLLWGSISAVVILYLLYWLFPTEAATITQLEILSKSVYELMNTIWWGITIGIIMVALLSKVPREFVVSLLGTEQGIGGILRATLGGVLLDLCSHGILMVGAKLYERGASAGQVMAFLVASPWNSFSLTLILIALIGIKWTLAFIIASMLIAIITGYIFDRLIAVKVLPENSHQIDLPKDFRFWAEAKYRFRNTQFTRQFFGEMMKDGIIESRMVIRWILFGVLLAGIIRAFVDATTFQTYFGPTLAGLGLTILVATILEVCSEGSTPVAADILTRANAPGNSFAFLMTGVSTDYTEIMVLKEATKSWKIALFLPLITVPQVIFIAWLINLQTV, translated from the coding sequence ATGGATAGTGACAATCATACACATGAGCATACTCAGCATAACATGAGCTCTTGTCATGCAAAAAAAGGGAGACTGGATTATTTATTATGGGGTTCCATTAGTGCAGTGGTAATTTTATACCTTCTGTATTGGCTGTTTCCGACCGAGGCTGCAACCATAACTCAGTTAGAGATTCTATCAAAATCTGTATATGAGTTAATGAATACTATTTGGTGGGGAATTACGATTGGAATTATTATGGTCGCACTTTTGTCAAAGGTGCCGCGTGAATTTGTAGTTTCATTATTAGGCACAGAACAAGGCATTGGAGGCATTCTTCGTGCAACCTTAGGTGGCGTATTATTAGACCTATGTAGCCATGGAATTCTAATGGTTGGCGCCAAACTCTATGAACGTGGCGCAAGTGCAGGGCAAGTCATGGCTTTTTTAGTGGCCAGCCCATGGAATTCTTTTTCACTCACATTAATACTCATCGCATTAATTGGTATCAAATGGACGCTCGCATTTATTATTGCCTCAATGCTTATCGCGATCATTACCGGATATATTTTTGATCGACTAATTGCTGTAAAGGTATTGCCTGAAAACTCACATCAAATCGACTTACCAAAAGACTTCCGGTTTTGGGCAGAAGCCAAGTATCGTTTTCGCAACACTCAGTTCACGCGACAGTTTTTTGGAGAAATGATGAAAGATGGGATCATTGAATCACGTATGGTCATTCGATGGATTCTGTTTGGTGTGCTGCTCGCAGGAATAATTCGTGCATTTGTTGATGCAACAACATTTCAAACTTATTTTGGGCCAACTTTGGCAGGCCTAGGTCTTACTATTTTGGTCGCGACCATTTTAGAAGTCTGTTCAGAAGGATCTACTCCTGTGGCTGCAGATATTCTTACGCGTGCGAATGCGCCTGGGAATAGTTTTGCTTTTCTAATGACAGGAGTATCAACGGATTACACTGAGATTATGGTCTTAAAAGAGGCGACTAAGTCCTGGAAGATTGCACTATTTTTACCATTAATTACTGTGCCACAAGTTATATTTATCGCATGGTTAATTAATCTTCAAACAGTATGA
- a CDS encoding exonuclease domain-containing protein, which translates to MNFVAIDVETANADMASICQVGIAKYVNNKLVEEWSSLIDPEDYFDYFNIKVHGITEKNVVGSPIFPKVVDKLDYFLTENICVSHTHFDRVSISRALNKYDYPEIGAIWLDSAMVARRTWTEFSRNGYGLSNVCDKIGYKFKHHDALEDAKAAAHILMAAVEVTGLDLESWLKRVKQPLGSVDGSSARDGDTQGKYYGEVIAFTGALQIPRREAADIAASIGCSVTSTVTKTTSILVVGDQDLSKLSGYKKSSKHRKAEQLIRDGQKIRIIKETDFKELVRIAHNDS; encoded by the coding sequence ATGAATTTTGTAGCAATTGATGTCGAAACAGCTAACGCAGATATGGCTTCGATCTGTCAAGTTGGAATTGCGAAATATGTAAATAATAAACTAGTCGAAGAATGGTCATCACTTATCGATCCAGAAGATTACTTTGATTATTTTAATATAAAAGTTCACGGAATCACTGAGAAAAATGTTGTTGGAAGTCCTATATTCCCAAAAGTTGTCGACAAACTTGACTATTTTCTAACTGAAAATATTTGTGTTAGCCACACTCATTTTGATCGTGTGTCAATTTCTCGCGCATTGAATAAATATGATTATCCAGAGATAGGTGCAATTTGGTTGGATTCTGCAATGGTAGCACGCAGAACTTGGACAGAATTTTCTCGCAATGGTTATGGACTTTCTAATGTATGCGACAAAATTGGATATAAGTTTAAACATCATGATGCTCTTGAAGATGCTAAAGCAGCAGCTCATATCCTTATGGCTGCTGTTGAAGTAACTGGATTAGATTTAGAGTCATGGTTAAAAAGAGTCAAGCAGCCATTAGGCTCTGTTGATGGATCTAGTGCAAGAGATGGAGATACTCAAGGCAAATACTATGGTGAGGTGATAGCGTTTACGGGCGCACTTCAAATTCCACGTAGAGAAGCGGCTGATATAGCTGCAAGCATAGGCTGCTCAGTAACTTCTACTGTAACCAAGACAACAAGTATATTAGTGGTTGGAGATCAGGATCTATCGAAGTTATCAGGTTATAAAAAGAGTTCTAAGCATCGTAAAGCAGAGCAGCTAATTAGAGACGGTCAAAAAATTCGTATTATTAAAGAAACTGATTTTAAAGAGTTAGTGAGGATTGCTCATAATGATAGCTAG
- a CDS encoding sodium:solute symporter family protein produces the protein MSNDLYIAISIVGGIYILGLIYCSYRGRKELSEEKKTNSSAFMSIGSGIGPILGFLTFAATLFSTFTLMGIPNFFRTHGVGTWIFLGVTDVAMGFVILWFGIKLHKKINTTEYTSVSKFLNQSYGGQIAGFVYMATIFIFLLPYVAIQIRGIGVFLEAVVPLGYSKDFWMIAIVFSMLIYSAIGGLKAIIYSDAIQGVVLLVLTWIVASVCLSNSGGVLNLFEEVKISEEALLSTPGPKGLFTVQFLIVSFITILLMPLSQPQLTNRIAYMRSTSDLKTMAIAVALFSLVVILPTIIIGFYGSVNYSELSAGDFIGKVLVKDQIAVIGAISIVGLIAAAMSTSDSILFALGTELKESIFKKLNNSEFYVLLMIVAFSGLAYLLAKNEGITDLVLLARLSFAGTALIAPMVICAIYSDDDRSNLGWEVPIASLFIVALFLLHVFGFGPNQLIGLRIDLALLIIVSIYVFSIYNLKIFLRK, from the coding sequence ATGAGTAATGATTTGTATATCGCAATATCTATAGTAGGTGGCATATATATTCTTGGATTAATTTACTGCTCATATAGGGGCAGAAAAGAATTATCTGAGGAAAAGAAAACCAATAGTAGTGCGTTTATGAGTATTGGATCTGGAATAGGGCCGATTCTAGGATTTTTAACATTTGCAGCTACTTTATTTAGTACATTTACATTAATGGGAATACCCAATTTTTTTAGGACTCATGGCGTAGGGACTTGGATATTTTTAGGTGTTACAGATGTAGCGATGGGATTTGTGATCTTATGGTTTGGAATAAAATTACATAAAAAAATAAATACAACTGAGTATACAAGCGTATCTAAATTTCTAAACCAATCTTACGGTGGTCAAATAGCTGGATTTGTTTATATGGCCACTATCTTTATATTTTTACTACCATATGTTGCTATTCAAATTCGTGGTATTGGTGTTTTCTTAGAAGCTGTAGTTCCACTAGGCTATAGCAAGGATTTTTGGATGATTGCTATTGTTTTTTCAATGTTAATTTATAGTGCTATAGGTGGATTGAAAGCTATAATTTATAGTGATGCTATCCAAGGCGTTGTTCTACTCGTCTTAACATGGATTGTTGCAAGCGTATGTTTGAGTAATAGTGGTGGAGTTTTAAACCTTTTTGAAGAAGTTAAAATAAGTGAAGAAGCTCTGTTATCTACGCCAGGACCTAAAGGTTTATTTACAGTGCAGTTCTTAATTGTATCTTTTATCACTATTCTTCTAATGCCATTATCCCAGCCTCAACTTACAAATAGAATTGCTTATATGAGGTCGACATCAGATCTAAAAACAATGGCTATAGCTGTTGCACTTTTTTCATTGGTTGTGATTCTGCCTACAATTATTATTGGATTCTATGGTTCTGTAAATTATTCTGAACTAAGCGCAGGAGATTTTATTGGCAAAGTATTGGTAAAAGATCAAATAGCCGTAATTGGCGCAATTTCTATTGTAGGTTTGATTGCGGCAGCAATGTCAACTTCGGATTCTATCTTATTTGCGTTAGGGACAGAACTCAAAGAGAGTATTTTTAAAAAATTAAATAATTCCGAATTTTATGTATTATTAATGATAGTTGCTTTTAGCGGTTTAGCATATCTCCTAGCTAAGAATGAAGGGATAACTGATCTTGTTTTGCTAGCACGCTTAAGTTTTGCAGGAACTGCCTTAATAGCACCAATGGTGATTTGTGCAATATATTCAGATGATGACCGCTCCAATTTAGGGTGGGAAGTACCAATCGCATCGCTTTTTATTGTTGCTCTATTCTTGTTGCATGTTTTTGGGTTTGGACCGAATCAGTTAATTGGCCTTAGAATTGATTTAGCATTATTGATAATTGTTTCTATTTATGTTTTTTCAATCTATAACTTAAAAATATTTTTAAGAAAATGA
- a CDS encoding isochorismatase family protein — MTIALIIIDYQEDFCEGGALPVKGARSLLDRINNSINYALNKHWEIIFTRDWHPITHSSFAEYGGPWPVHCVMHSDGAKFIKGVYVPTTSTVISKGCSEEGMGYSPFENKELVSLISEKKISSIICCGVALEFCVRATCIDARDAGLDVTLCEDTIASISDGVDANKVWNEISVNGCNIVKTISDI, encoded by the coding sequence ATGACAATAGCTTTAATTATTATAGATTATCAAGAGGATTTCTGTGAAGGTGGTGCATTACCTGTAAAAGGTGCACGTTCACTATTAGATAGGATTAACAATTCAATTAACTACGCATTAAATAAACACTGGGAAATAATCTTCACAAGAGATTGGCATCCAATAACACATAGTTCATTTGCCGAGTACGGCGGTCCTTGGCCAGTTCACTGCGTCATGCATTCAGATGGAGCTAAATTTATTAAAGGGGTATATGTTCCTACTACAAGTACAGTGATTTCTAAGGGTTGTTCAGAAGAAGGAATGGGGTACTCTCCATTTGAAAACAAGGAATTAGTCTCTCTAATAAGTGAAAAGAAAATTAGTTCGATTATTTGCTGTGGCGTGGCATTAGAATTTTGTGTTAGAGCTACTTGTATTGATGCTAGAGATGCTGGATTGGATGTTACTTTGTGTGAGGATACGATAGCATCTATATCAGATGGTGTGGATGCAAATAAAGTTTGGAATGAGATATCAGTTAACGGATGTAATATTGTAAAGACCATTTCAGATATTTAA
- a CDS encoding thermonuclease family protein translates to MMKFITFITLLFFSYPLFSTEFNVGTSSVRSAYDGDSFNIAFRLAHIDAPEIKGKCEHEKILAIQSRNFVRHYFKENKKIQLKVVTVGKYGRPIVEVRAESGYLNQLLLDKGLARPYDGSRKSWCE, encoded by the coding sequence ATGATGAAATTCATAACTTTTATTACACTATTATTTTTTAGTTATCCTTTGTTTTCTACTGAATTTAATGTAGGTACAAGTTCAGTGCGTTCTGCCTATGATGGTGACAGCTTCAATATCGCTTTTAGATTAGCTCATATAGATGCTCCTGAGATAAAAGGTAAGTGTGAGCATGAGAAAATACTTGCAATCCAATCGAGAAACTTTGTTAGGCATTATTTTAAAGAGAATAAAAAGATTCAGCTTAAGGTGGTCACTGTGGGAAAATACGGTCGACCTATTGTAGAGGTGAGGGCGGAATCTGGTTATCTCAATCAGTTGCTTTTAGATAAAGGATTGGCGCGTCCTTATGATGGTAGTAGGAAAAGTTGGTGTGAATAG
- a CDS encoding DUF6602 domain-containing protein has product MRNNHIAQRLAGIQTILNGVYQANATMSSCTKGGEREAFIDEFLSKVLPPVYRFGTGEATDSSGNKSGQLDVVVEYPFSPTLPTVGNIQSRLYLAESVAAVIEVKSDISSQWEQACSTASQLAPLKRNFGTTMVMGMAPTLETPLFIASYTGWKNIETIQKHLQEEPNIAGILVIDSGIFISSQQYLGIAAEGPLALWGLISCLHLITNSLQAANTNPMAYALDL; this is encoded by the coding sequence ATGAGAAATAATCACATTGCGCAAAGATTAGCTGGAATTCAAACGATACTTAATGGTGTGTATCAAGCAAATGCTACTATGTCATCCTGTACAAAAGGAGGAGAAAGAGAAGCTTTTATAGATGAATTTCTTTCAAAAGTTTTACCACCCGTATATAGATTTGGAACAGGGGAAGCCACTGACTCTTCAGGCAATAAAAGTGGCCAGCTAGATGTAGTTGTTGAATATCCATTTTCTCCGACTTTACCCACAGTTGGTAACATTCAATCAAGATTGTATTTAGCTGAAAGTGTGGCAGCAGTAATTGAAGTGAAATCTGACATTTCATCACAATGGGAGCAAGCATGCTCCACAGCATCTCAACTTGCACCATTGAAAAGAAATTTCGGAACTACAATGGTAATGGGTATGGCCCCTACACTAGAAACTCCTCTCTTCATAGCTTCATACACTGGCTGGAAGAATATCGAGACAATTCAAAAGCACTTACAAGAAGAGCCAAATATTGCCGGTATTCTAGTGATTGATTCAGGAATCTTTATTAGTTCGCAACAATATCTCGGAATTGCTGCAGAAGGTCCTTTAGCTTTATGGGGCTTAATTAGTTGTTTGCATTTAATTACAAATTCACTGCAAGCAGCTAATACAAATCCAATGGCATACGCATTAGACTTGTAA